In Bacteroidota bacterium, the sequence TGCTGGCGTTCGTAGATCAGTTCGACGTTCGTTGTCGTAACAAGCGCAAGGCGCTCGGCGTAATATTTACGGAACCAGCTTTGCGTTTCGCCGAGGAAGCTTTCCAGGTTCTCTTTCTGAAAAAAGACCAGGATGATCTGGAAGGTGATCAGCACGACAACCATGACGACGATGTGGCGGATCTCAAAACGATACCGCGAGAGTCTCGTCTTCACCGGTTCCGGAACTTTGGGGATCTTCCATTCCATGGCTACGGCGTCAGGCTTCTTTCGGATTCGATGGTCGCGTCGACGTTCTTCACCGCCTCGTCGACGCCGATGGTTCCTTTGATGGCGAGGTAAAAATAGCGGGACATGATTTTCGAGTCCTTCGTGTATTCTTCCTGGCTGGGACGATGCACGCCGATCTTCAGGAGGTCGACGATCGTATTGATCTCAGGATATTTGCGGAGGTACAGCGAATCGCGGTAGAACGAATTTGTGACCGGAAAAAATCCCCCCTTGGTGTAGAAAATTTCCTGCGACTCGTCCCTCAGCAGAAATTTTATAAAATCGATCACCGCCTCCTTATTTTTGCTCGATTTCGGCACCATCAGGTTCCATCCGCCGAACACCGCCGCCGGCGTTCCGCCGGGATAACAGGGGATGGAGATCCGCCGCAGGTATTTTTCCTTCACCGTGTCGACGGGAGATTCTTTGAAATCCCTGTCGTACGTATTCCATCCGTGCAGAAAGAGGCCGTCGTTTTTTATGAAGTAATTGTAACTCGGCACCTCGGTCAGGTCGCTGGCAATGGCCGGCGTCGCGCCGTATTTGTGGACGAGGTTGACAAGCAGACGGAGAGCATTCTTGGCCTCGGGCGTATCGAACCGGAATCCGATCGTCGTAAAGTAGTCGGGCTTTTCGCTCAGGAGAATTTCGATGTAGCAGCAGATCAGCCCCTCGTAATCCGATGCCGGGAAGAGATAGAACGGATAGCTGTTCTTACGGAGCTCCTGTTTGATGTTCAGAAAATCGTTCCATGACATTCTCTTCTGGATCCTTTGGAGAAGCCCTTTCCCCCGGGCCTCCTTTGCCAGCAAGTCGGCGCGGTAATAGATGACCGCTTCAGCGATATCGAGCGGCATGGCGACAAGCTCCCCGTCATGATAACAGGAGCTCAGCGCGATGGGAGTGATCCGCTTCCGTTCCTCGTCGGTAAAGTACTTGCCGAGGGGCTCGCACCATTTTGCAAACCTCTGCACCCAGATGACGTCGACTGCCAGAAGGTCGATCCCACCGTCGTCGCCGCGCAGCGAGCGGGCAAGAATTTCTTTGCGTGTGTCGGTGCTGAAATCCGGGTTGGGAAAGTCGATCGGGACGACGTTGACCTTGCCGGCGTGAGCTTCGTTATACTGGTCGATGAGGATGCGGTGCGCTTCCGTCATCCTGTCCGCAAAATAAAACTGCGTTACGTGGTCGGTCGGACGCTTGAAAAGAAACGCAAAGATGGCAAAATAAATAAGCGCGATCGTGCAGAGAACTGCAATGCCCCATGCCTGATTGTTCGAAGAAATTTTATCGTGTCCGGCTGCCATGAACCAGCGAATGCGCAATGAATAGTGAATCTATCTTATTTCTTTTGTGCATGAGATGCAACAATTATTTCGCGGGAGCAATCCGACAGGCCGAATCAGTACGTCTGGATCAATAACGGGTATGTTGCCTCGACTCCTTTTCACAACAATAGGCGCGGAGAATGTTCCGTGCCTATTGCCCGCATTGTTCTGAAACTGCCGCTGGGTGCAATGAAGCGTGGTACCCGAGCGCCGCTCCGTTACTTCAGCAGCATCATTTTTTTGACCTGCGAAAAACTTCCGGCTTCGATCCTGTAAAAATACATTCCGCTTGCCAGCGCCCGCGCGTCGAACTGCACGGTGTATTCTCCGGGATTCTGGCGCCCGTCGACCAGCGTTGCCACCAGGCGTCCTAAAACATCATACACTTTCAGGGTCACCGGACCGGCCTTCGCGATCGAATACACCAGCGTCGTCGTCGGGTTGAACGGGTTAGGATAATTCTGCGACAACGCATAGACCGCAGGCACCTGGACGGCCTTCTTTACCCCGGTGGTAACAAAGCTGCTGGGGACAGCAAGGTAATCCAGGTACATCCAGCCCCAGCTCATCTGTATCTGGATCGTATCGATCCCCTTAAAAAGATGCACGTAGGCGGTCTCTTCGAGCCAGGCCGTCGTCGAACCCGTGAACGTGACAGTATCCTCAGGAACACTATTCACGTTGACAAACTGGGTTTTCGGGCTCTGGTAGGCAAGCTTGTAGCCGAACGCGATGGGATAGATGCTGTCCGCAGGCACACCGCTGACTGTCCAACTGATCGTGGCAATCGAGGTGTCGGTC encodes:
- a CDS encoding extracellular solute-binding protein, which encodes MAAGHDKISSNNQAWGIAVLCTIALIYFAIFAFLFKRPTDHVTQFYFADRMTEAHRILIDQYNEAHAGKVNVVPIDFPNPDFSTDTRKEILARSLRGDDGGIDLLAVDVIWVQRFAKWCEPLGKYFTDEERKRITPIALSSCYHDGELVAMPLDIAEAVIYYRADLLAKEARGKGLLQRIQKRMSWNDFLNIKQELRKNSYPFYLFPASDYEGLICCYIEILLSEKPDYFTTIGFRFDTPEAKNALRLLVNLVHKYGATPAIASDLTEVPSYNYFIKNDGLFLHGWNTYDRDFKESPVDTVKEKYLRRISIPCYPGGTPAAVFGGWNLMVPKSSKNKEAVIDFIKFLLRDESQEIFYTKGGFFPVTNSFYRDSLYLRKYPEINTIVDLLKIGVHRPSQEEYTKDSKIMSRYFYLAIKGTIGVDEAVKNVDATIESERSLTP